The genomic segment AGGGAATCTCGACTCCCGCCACCACCACCAGCATCGCCACGACCACCAAGATCCGGCGCCGCCACCCCGGCCCCGCCCGCCACGCCGCTGCTGCCGCCCCGGCCGCGGCGGCGACGGGGATCAGCATCGCCCACCCGCCGAAGATCCCCACATCAAGGGCCACGATCAGCAGCGATGGGACCACCATGTAGAACTGATAGGCGGGGAAACCGGCGTACCAGTCGGGGGTCCAACCGGAGATCCGACCGGCGGGCAGGAGATAGTCGCGCAGGAACGCCGGGCCCCACACGTGCGCCCCCATGTCCCCCCCTGTCGGTACGGCACTGGAAAGCACCAGTTCCGGATGCAGGTTCGCCACCACGAAGACGACGCAGGCCCCCACCACGAGCGAATCGGTGACACGGCGCGCCACAACGCCACGATCGTCCAGGGGCGAGCCTGGATCAGGACTCGCCGCGGTGTCGATCTCGTCAGGGGATGGTTCGCGTCGAAGGTCTTCGTCTTTGGTCGGCCCGTGCTCCGTCATCGTGTCTATCGTGCCATCCCCACGTTGGCCTGCGGGACTCACCCCAGCAGAAGCGCAATAACGGTCACCATGTTGAAGGTGACATGGGCGCTGATGGCGGGTCCCAACCGACCCGAGCGATAGGCCAACCAGCCAAACACCGCTCCGGCAAGCACGAGGGCGGGCAACTGGAGCAACTGCCCATGGCTGGCCCCAAAGACCAAGGCGGTGACGCCGATGGCCGCCCACGGCGGGAAGCCGCGTTTGAGGAAGGCCCGCTGCATGAGACCCCGGAAGAAGAGTTCCTCAAAGATCGGGGCCATCACGCCGACGATCAGGATCAGCAACACAGCCCCGCCCAGGCCATCGGCGCGATCACCCAGCGAACGGGCGGGCTCCGCGAGATCGCTGGACGATTTGCCCATGAGTTGGAGAATCGGCCAGTAGAGGATGACAAGGATGGGCCACTGAAGCAGCGCCCCGATGATCCCTCCCCGCCAGAGATCGCCCCAGCGGACTCGGAAACCCAGGTCCGCCACCAGGCCATTGCCCTTGCGGTTCGTTATCGCGAACGGGACGATGAAGAACGCGAACGCCAGACCCACCTGGAGGAGCGCCACCACCTCGAGGGGAAGATCGGCCATCTCGTCGCCGGCGTGACCCGTAGCGATCAGCACACCACCGGCGACCACCTGTCCGATCAGCTGAACCAACAGCCACCCGACGAACGCATCGGGCAGACCCCATCTCTGCGTGGCGGGGTCGAGCCACCGCATCGGCTTGGCTGAGGTCATCACCATGAAAACTTACGAGGGCCTCAGCTGGCGCGAAGAATTAGGAGGCGACGGCGTGAGATAGGGCGGCGGGATAACGCACGCGGCGATCGTGGCGGGCCCAGCCCCGCGGTACCCGCAGCCCGGTGGCGTGTGGGCCACAGAGGTCGTAGCGCATCGGATGAGCCTCGGTGTGCAGCACCTCCACTACGGCCGTGCGCTCCCCATAATCGTAGGTGAGCGTAGCGGTAGCGGTGCTGTTGCACCCTGGCTTTGCGCACGTCCGACTGCTCATTTTTCCACGCTACTAGGCCGCGGCGCGAAGCCGTGGACCCCCTGGCGGTGATTCCGACGACCCGGCCGCCTATCCTGTTCATATGAGCCCCGACGGCCCTCCGCCGCCTCCCCCGCCGCCTCCCCCTCCGAATCGACCCGCGGGCGCTGGTCGGGGCCGAGGGCTCTCGGCCTCCGGTATTCCCAAGTGGGGAATCTGGGCCCTTCTGGCCATCACGCTGATGATCGTCGTGCTGCCAAACTTTCTCACCACCAGCGACTCCAACGCCGTGGCCTACTCGGACTTCATGGCCTCGGTGAGGGACGGCGAGGTAGAAAGCGTCGATATCGACAACACCAACGGCGACATCGGCGGCACGAAAACCGACGGCACCAAGTTCAGCACTACCGGTCCGCTTGATGGCGGTATCCCCGAAGCCGACCTTGCCACCTTGCGGGAGCAAAGCGTGGAGGTCACGTACAAGACGCCTACCCCCGGGTTGCTGGTGAGCATCCTCCCCTTCCTCATCCCGGTGGCGATCTTCGTAGGCTTCTTCTGGTTCATGCAGCGCCGGGCCCAGAGCCAGATGGGCGGCGTCATGTCAATCGGGCGTTCGAAGGCCAAGACCTATTCCGAAGAACGCCCCGGCAC from the Acidimicrobiia bacterium genome contains:
- a CDS encoding CPBP family intramembrane metalloprotease; translation: MVMTSAKPMRWLDPATQRWGLPDAFVGWLLVQLIGQVVAGGVLIATGHAGDEMADLPLEVVALLQVGLAFAFFIVPFAITNRKGNGLVADLGFRVRWGDLWRGGIIGALLQWPILVILYWPILQLMGKSSSDLAEPARSLGDRADGLGGAVLLILIVGVMAPIFEELFFRGLMQRAFLKRGFPPWAAIGVTALVFGASHGQLLQLPALVLAGAVFGWLAYRSGRLGPAISAHVTFNMVTVIALLLG
- a CDS encoding DUF3499 family protein, encoding MSSRTCAKPGCNSTATATLTYDYGERTAVVEVLHTEAHPMRYDLCGPHATGLRVPRGWARHDRRVRYPAALSHAVAS